The following are encoded in a window of Cotesia glomerata isolate CgM1 unplaced genomic scaffold, MPM_Cglom_v2.3 scaffold_767, whole genome shotgun sequence genomic DNA:
- the LOC123274805 gene encoding uncharacterized protein LOC123274805 — MSDEEIEIFPTFPMLNENQMNIDNSDSENEGDSHGDNEGHSDSSEEVMKDDSNIPPRSVAWTYFKRDQQNIKKSICNICAQVLSLPTGTTSPMFNHLRAKHKDVYKICIAEERNKKRKEF; from the exons atgtccgatgaagaaattgaaatttttccaaCATTTCCAATgctaaatgaaaatcaaatgaATATTGACAACAGCGATTCTGAAAATGAAGGTGATAGTCATGGTGATAATGAAGGTCATAGTGACTCCTCTGAAGAAGTTATGAAAGATGACAGCAATATTCCTCCTCGTAGCGTTGCTTGGACATATTTTAAGCGAgatcaacaaaatattaaaaaatctatttgcaACATTTGTGCTCAAGTTCTCAGTTTACCGACAG GAACAACTTCACCAATGTTCAATCACCTTCGTGCTAAACATAAagatgtttataaaatatgtattgcAGAAGAACGGAATAAAAAGCGCAAAGAGTTCTGA